A window from Brachyhypopomus gauderio isolate BG-103 chromosome 6, BGAUD_0.2, whole genome shotgun sequence encodes these proteins:
- the tpmt.1 gene encoding putative thiopurine S-methyltransferase isoform X1 — MFTALMSLGRPIIRMLESNLDKVVGGRQQVRFFFPLCGKAVDMKWLADMGHIIVGVEVCEEGIKQFFEEQSLQYTEEPVEAIPGAKVFKSCDRRISIYQCDVFSFSSAIEGQFGGIWDRGSLVAISPCDRQKYATLITSVMDKNCRYLLDTLEYDPELYKGPPFFLPEEMIKQLYGETCEIELVQTGDAFEEKHRKWGIDSLLEKVYLLTPKAK, encoded by the exons ATGTTCACAG CTTTGATGTCTTTGGGGCGACCTATTATCAGAATGCTGGAGTCTAACTTGGACAAAGTAGTGGGTGGCCGTCAGCAGGTCCGGTTCTTTTTCCCTCTGTGTGGAAAGGCTGTAGACATGAAATG GCTGGCTGACATGGGCCATATCATTGTTGGGGTGGAGGTCTGTGAGGAGGGGATAAAGCAGTTCTTTGAGGAGCAGAGCCTGCAGTACACAGAAGAGCCAGTGGAAGCTATACCTGGAGCTAAAGTCTTCAAG AGTTGTGACAGAAGGATCTCCATCTATCAGTGTGATGTGTTCAGTTTCTCCAG TGCTATAGAGGGTCAGTTTGGAGGAATTTGGGACAGGGGTTCTCTAGTTGCCATAAGCCCATGTGACAGGCAGAA GTACGCCACTCTCATCACGTCTGTAATGGACAAGAATTGTCGGTATCTGCTGGACACACTAGAGTACGACCCTGAATTGTACAAAG GTCCACCATTTTTTTTACCTGAAGAAATGATCAAACAATTATATG GTGAAACTTGTGAAATTGAACTGGTGCAAACTGGAGATGCCTTTGAAGAAAAACATAGAAAATGGGGAATAGATTCTCTGCTGGAGAAAGTGTATCTTCTTACTCCAAAAGCCAAGTGA
- the tpmt.1 gene encoding putative thiopurine S-methyltransferase isoform X2 — translation MAAQANRVMSPGEWEERWQKGMIGFHQSHVHRMLESNLDKVVGGRQQVRFFFPLCGKAVDMKWLADMGHIIVGVEVCEEGIKQFFEEQSLQYTEEPVEAIPGAKVFKSCDRRISIYQCDVFSFSSAIEGQFGGIWDRGSLVAISPCDRQKYATLITSVMDKNCRYLLDTLEYDPELYKGPPFFLPEEMIKQLYGETCEIELVQTGDAFEEKHRKWGIDSLLEKVYLLTPKAK, via the exons ATGGCTGCACAAGCTAACAGGGTGATGTCACCAGGAGAATGGGAGGAAAGGTGGCAGAAAGGAATGATTGGCTTCCACCAATCTCATGTTCACAG AATGCTGGAGTCTAACTTGGACAAAGTAGTGGGTGGCCGTCAGCAGGTCCGGTTCTTTTTCCCTCTGTGTGGAAAGGCTGTAGACATGAAATG GCTGGCTGACATGGGCCATATCATTGTTGGGGTGGAGGTCTGTGAGGAGGGGATAAAGCAGTTCTTTGAGGAGCAGAGCCTGCAGTACACAGAAGAGCCAGTGGAAGCTATACCTGGAGCTAAAGTCTTCAAG AGTTGTGACAGAAGGATCTCCATCTATCAGTGTGATGTGTTCAGTTTCTCCAG TGCTATAGAGGGTCAGTTTGGAGGAATTTGGGACAGGGGTTCTCTAGTTGCCATAAGCCCATGTGACAGGCAGAA GTACGCCACTCTCATCACGTCTGTAATGGACAAGAATTGTCGGTATCTGCTGGACACACTAGAGTACGACCCTGAATTGTACAAAG GTCCACCATTTTTTTTACCTGAAGAAATGATCAAACAATTATATG GTGAAACTTGTGAAATTGAACTGGTGCAAACTGGAGATGCCTTTGAAGAAAAACATAGAAAATGGGGAATAGATTCTCTGCTGGAGAAAGTGTATCTTCTTACTCCAAAAGCCAAGTGA
- the LOC143517020 gene encoding putative thiopurine S-methyltransferase — protein MAAQANRVMSIGQWEEWWQKGMIGFHQSHVHRMLESNLDKVVGGRQQVRFFFPLCGKAVDMKWLADMGHIIVGVEVCEEGIKQFFEEQSLQYTEEPVEAIPGAKVFKVCHSHHVFNGEELSVSAGHTRIRP, from the exons ATGGCTGCACAAGCTAACAGGGTGATGTCAATAGGACAATGGGAGGAATGGTGGCAAAAAGGAATGATTGGCTTCCACCAATCTCATGTTCACAG AATGCTGGAGTCTAACTTGGACAAAGTAGTGGGTGGCCGTCAGCAGGTCCGGTTCTTTTTCCCTCTGTGTGGAAAGGCTGTAGACATGAAATG GCTGGCTGACATGGGCCATATCATTGTTGGGGTGGAGGTCTGTGAGGAGGGGATAAAGCAGTTCTTTGAGGAGCAGAGCCTGCAGTACACAGAAGAGCCAGTGGAAGCTATACCTGGAGCTAAAGTCTTCAAG GTATGCCACTCTCATCACGTCTTTAATGGAGAAGAATTGTCGGTATCTGCTGGACACACTAGAATACGACCCTGA